In the genome of Bradyrhizobium arachidis, one region contains:
- a CDS encoding ATP-dependent Clp protease proteolytic subunit → MCKTALASLVLYCLLFSVIDPAQAGVVGKVSCDGRSIGFAIDITGPIEDATFDEVREVFTKYHQQQNEIANGGICPEKALKGKPLDFSAYGHRFSIDSTGGSVIAAMKIGRLLRQERESVMVEGVCFSACVFVLAGAVDRAVFAPGKVGIHRPYLVSYTSDARHEIESALRLMRDYLREMDVSPQLADDMIAVEPEDNRVLTASQLASYGLLGVDRAEKQQRAIDQEVRDLEEAKALGLDRREYNRRKSRAKLLCSGPEASPDCRKMILQTGQP, encoded by the coding sequence GTGTGCAAAACCGCGCTAGCTAGCCTAGTTCTCTATTGCTTGCTGTTTTCAGTTATAGATCCTGCTCAGGCAGGGGTTGTTGGGAAGGTCTCATGCGATGGCCGATCGATTGGCTTTGCGATCGATATCACTGGGCCAATAGAGGATGCTACCTTCGACGAAGTCCGCGAGGTATTTACGAAATACCACCAGCAACAAAATGAAATTGCCAATGGCGGGATTTGTCCTGAGAAGGCTCTCAAGGGCAAACCGCTCGATTTCAGTGCCTATGGTCACCGCTTTTCGATCGACAGCACGGGCGGAAGTGTGATCGCGGCGATGAAGATTGGTAGGCTCTTGCGGCAAGAACGAGAGTCTGTGATGGTCGAGGGCGTCTGCTTCAGCGCGTGCGTCTTTGTGCTTGCCGGTGCGGTCGATCGAGCCGTCTTTGCCCCTGGCAAAGTTGGTATCCATCGTCCATATTTAGTTTCATATACTTCTGATGCGCGGCACGAGATTGAGAGTGCTTTGCGCCTGATGCGCGACTATCTTCGCGAGATGGATGTGTCTCCGCAACTGGCGGATGACATGATTGCTGTTGAACCAGAGGACAACAGGGTACTTACCGCTTCTCAACTAGCAAGCTACGGACTCTTGGGCGTCGACCGCGCGGAGAAGCAACAGCGGGCGATCGATCAGGAAGTGAGGGATCTGGAAGAGGCGAAGGCATTGGGGCTGGATCGACGAGAATACAATAGGCGCAAATCTCGCGCCAAACTTCTTTGCTCTGGGCCCGAGGCATCTCCCGATTGTCGGAAGATGATTTTGCAAACGGGTCAGCCGTGA
- a CDS encoding SIR2 family protein, producing MADDVVTFGDGLPPIPEKLLLARDRGEVLFITGAGISRPAPSSLPDFRELVVQVYDRLDTAVAAKLHAIFKEEQKARDAGSISRTSWRDYTAGLNAGQQAELRAFTGYEFDVVLGMLERRLDSGASSASSMRKAVSEILARTRQTNELHVSLARLGQRFGRPFIATTNFDALLGTAASRRKLSPKIYALGAMPRPSRRKEFEGIFHLHGALGKDDGASDLVLTDQDFGDVYLRRRIAAEFIYDAARIFHLVLVGYSLSDAPMRYLMNAIAGDETHFADIKARYAIIPVGNDNAVDIAYWQARGIVPIAYNQRDNHSQLRSLMRNWAESIPSPANDAWSRRQIRRITSSTLEAASEADRSLFRYLVRRATPSERESFAGLLRGGGASARWLGYINEITREDVAGPR from the coding sequence ATGGCGGATGATGTTGTAACCTTCGGGGACGGTCTTCCCCCCATCCCCGAAAAACTCCTTCTGGCTCGTGATCGTGGTGAGGTCCTGTTCATTACAGGAGCGGGAATATCTCGACCAGCCCCTTCGTCGCTGCCCGACTTCCGCGAACTTGTCGTTCAAGTGTACGATCGTCTCGATACTGCAGTTGCAGCAAAGCTGCATGCGATCTTCAAAGAAGAGCAGAAGGCCCGTGATGCCGGTAGCATCTCGCGAACATCTTGGAGGGACTACACCGCGGGTTTGAACGCTGGTCAGCAAGCCGAGTTGCGGGCCTTCACGGGCTATGAGTTTGATGTGGTGCTGGGCATGCTTGAGCGCAGGCTCGATTCTGGCGCCAGCAGCGCTAGCTCGATGCGCAAAGCGGTTTCGGAGATCCTGGCCCGCACGCGACAGACCAACGAACTACACGTATCGCTCGCACGATTGGGACAACGTTTCGGCCGCCCATTCATCGCTACTACGAATTTCGACGCCCTCCTCGGAACAGCTGCCTCGCGCAGGAAACTATCGCCGAAGATTTATGCGTTGGGTGCAATGCCTCGTCCCAGCCGGCGAAAAGAATTCGAGGGAATCTTCCACCTTCATGGCGCCTTGGGAAAAGACGATGGCGCTTCCGATCTCGTACTGACTGATCAAGACTTCGGCGATGTGTATTTACGTCGGCGGATCGCGGCCGAGTTCATCTACGACGCGGCACGCATATTCCATCTGGTCCTCGTGGGTTACAGTCTTAGCGACGCGCCGATGCGCTATCTTATGAATGCGATCGCGGGAGATGAGACGCATTTTGCCGACATCAAGGCGCGGTATGCAATCATTCCGGTCGGGAACGACAACGCCGTCGACATAGCCTATTGGCAGGCGAGAGGAATCGTTCCAATCGCGTATAATCAGCGCGACAATCACAGCCAGCTACGATCACTAATGAGGAATTGGGCGGAAAGTATTCCATCGCCTGCTAACGACGCTTGGTCACGCCGGCAGATCAGGCGCATCACGAGTTCCACCCTAGAGGCGGCATCCGAGGCCGACCGATCACTCTTTCGATACCTTGTGCGCAGAGCGACACCATCCGAACGGGAATCGTTCGCCGGTTTGCTCCGCGGAGGTGGAGCATCAGCGCGGTGGCTCGGGTATATAAATGAAATCACGCGAGAAGACGTGGCGGGACCACGATGA
- a CDS encoding recombinase family protein: MVGKEKRVKSIAYLRTSSAANVGADKDSDRRQRAAIESFANANGYEVVGEFYDAAVSGGDPIAERPGFAAMLDRIAGNGVRTILVESPDRFARDLAVQLAGHDHLRSLGITLIPASSPDFFIEDTPTAVLVRQVLGAIAQFEKATTVAKLRAARQRKREAVGKVEGRKSWAELSPELVATAKRLRRRSPKGHQRSLREVADELARLGFTNERGARFSASSIASMLSA; the protein is encoded by the coding sequence ATGGTAGGAAAAGAAAAACGAGTAAAATCTATTGCGTATCTCCGCACCTCATCAGCTGCCAATGTCGGCGCCGACAAGGACAGCGATCGCCGGCAGCGCGCTGCGATCGAAAGCTTCGCAAATGCGAACGGGTATGAGGTGGTCGGCGAGTTCTACGACGCGGCGGTCAGCGGTGGAGACCCGATCGCAGAGCGACCGGGTTTTGCAGCGATGCTCGACCGCATCGCCGGCAACGGTGTCAGGACCATCCTTGTCGAAAGCCCAGATCGCTTTGCGCGAGATTTGGCGGTCCAACTCGCCGGACATGATCATCTCCGCAGCCTCGGCATCACGCTGATTCCCGCGAGCTCGCCAGACTTCTTCATCGAGGACACACCAACGGCGGTATTAGTGCGCCAAGTGCTGGGCGCCATCGCGCAGTTCGAGAAGGCAACCACGGTGGCGAAGTTGCGCGCCGCGCGTCAGCGCAAGCGTGAGGCGGTCGGAAAGGTCGAAGGCAGGAAGAGCTGGGCGGAGCTCAGTCCAGAGCTGGTTGCCACAGCAAAGCGTCTACGGCGGCGATCGCCGAAGGGTCACCAGCGCTCGTTGCGTGAGGTCGCCGATGAACTCGCCAGATTAGGCTTTACCAACGAACGCGGAGCGAGATTTTCCGCATCTTCGATTGCTTCTATGCTTTCTGCCTAG
- a CDS encoding adenylate/guanylate cyclase domain-containing protein gives MVQERPVRVERRLSAILAADVAGYSRLMHIDEEATHAKLTALLADAVVPSIAEHGGRIVKNTGDGFLAEFTSSVEAVRAAVQFQTRIKELTINEEEDRRIAFRVGINVGDVIVEPYDIFGDGVNIAARLEGIAEPGGICISSFAYDQVWGKIGVEFADLGDQNLKNIARPVRAYAVARVKFGPTIKGSGTTPIPHPAPRLSIVVLPFANLSGDREQDYFADGITESLTTDLSRIGGSFVMAQDSAVSYKGRAVDVRQVGRELNVRYVLEGSVQRSGKRLRMNVQLIDARSGQHLWAERFEKPFGDLFDMQDEIVSRLAGTLGAQLIEAEARRAERTLHPDAMDLCFQGRAWLMKGISLECVTQARGFFERSLEFDPGNVEAMIGLANVDTVVGGSFTTDDGPARLAAAEAMVNKVLSIRPNSASAHMARGWVQTFTNRAAQGIREFEHALALAPNLVNAHAALGFAKSYIGRATETEGHVLEALRLSPRDVFAYQWACFAGVAKLLLGSDVEAVSWLRRSTEANRNFHLAHISLAAALALTGALDEARTAARTGLALNSGFTIRRLLAAQQSDNPIYLAGLQRLCEGWRLASVPEG, from the coding sequence ATGGTGCAAGAACGGCCAGTCAGGGTCGAGCGCAGGTTGTCGGCGATATTGGCGGCCGACGTGGCTGGCTATTCGCGGCTCATGCATATTGACGAAGAGGCTACGCACGCCAAACTTACCGCGCTCTTGGCCGACGCCGTTGTGCCTTCAATTGCCGAACACGGCGGCCGTATCGTGAAGAACACTGGCGATGGGTTCTTGGCGGAGTTTACAAGCTCAGTTGAGGCAGTCCGAGCCGCTGTGCAGTTTCAGACCCGCATCAAGGAACTTACCATCAACGAGGAGGAAGACCGGCGAATTGCTTTCCGAGTCGGCATCAATGTTGGCGACGTAATCGTCGAACCCTATGACATATTTGGAGACGGAGTTAACATCGCGGCGCGGCTTGAGGGCATCGCAGAGCCTGGCGGCATCTGCATTTCGTCTTTTGCCTACGATCAAGTATGGGGCAAGATCGGGGTTGAGTTCGCCGATTTGGGCGATCAGAACCTCAAAAACATCGCTCGCCCGGTTCGGGCCTATGCCGTGGCTCGGGTTAAGTTTGGCCCGACAATAAAGGGCAGCGGCACGACACCGATCCCCCACCCAGCGCCGCGCCTGTCCATCGTCGTGCTACCCTTCGCGAACCTGAGCGGTGATCGTGAGCAGGACTATTTCGCGGACGGTATAACCGAGAGTCTAACCACGGACCTGTCGCGCATCGGTGGTTCATTTGTAATGGCACAGGACAGCGCCGTCTCATACAAGGGCAGAGCTGTCGATGTCCGCCAAGTCGGCCGCGAATTGAATGTTCGCTACGTGCTCGAAGGCTCAGTGCAACGCAGCGGCAAGCGACTTCGGATGAATGTTCAGCTGATCGATGCCAGGAGCGGCCAGCATCTTTGGGCCGAGCGCTTCGAGAAGCCTTTCGGCGACCTGTTCGATATGCAGGACGAAATCGTGTCGAGGCTCGCCGGTACATTAGGTGCCCAGCTCATCGAGGCTGAGGCGCGACGAGCCGAGCGTACGCTGCATCCCGATGCGATGGACTTGTGCTTCCAGGGCCGGGCCTGGTTGATGAAGGGGATTAGCCTTGAATGCGTGACGCAAGCGCGGGGCTTCTTCGAACGCTCGCTGGAGTTCGATCCCGGCAACGTCGAAGCAATGATTGGTCTGGCAAATGTTGATACGGTAGTTGGAGGTAGCTTTACGACGGATGATGGGCCCGCGCGGCTTGCGGCGGCCGAGGCGATGGTGAACAAGGTATTGTCGATTAGGCCGAACAGTGCCTCAGCCCACATGGCTCGGGGTTGGGTCCAGACCTTTACGAACCGGGCCGCCCAAGGCATCCGTGAGTTCGAACATGCGTTGGCGCTGGCTCCGAATTTGGTCAACGCTCATGCGGCCCTTGGTTTCGCAAAATCCTACATAGGTCGCGCTACCGAGACCGAAGGCCATGTGCTCGAAGCTTTACGGCTCTCTCCTCGGGACGTTTTCGCCTACCAGTGGGCGTGTTTTGCGGGCGTGGCCAAGCTGCTGCTTGGTTCCGACGTCGAAGCCGTCAGTTGGCTGCGACGAAGCACCGAGGCGAACCGTAACTTTCATCTCGCTCATATATCGCTCGCCGCTGCCTTGGCCTTGACCGGCGCGCTCGATGAGGCGCGAACTGCTGCGAGAACGGGGCTTGCGCTCAACTCAGGTTTCACCATTCGTCGCTTGCTCGCAGCTCAACAAAGCGACAATCCAATTTACCTTGCCGGGCTGCAGCGCTTGTGTGAAGGCTGGCGCCTCGCTAGCGTGCCGGAAGGGTGA
- a CDS encoding helix-turn-helix domain-containing protein: MAEDVRQLVGDNVRRLRTAAGLSQAELANRLGVDRSYVSGLELGTRNATIVTLWHVSQALGVSFQEIFAEGTKKTRRSKGG; this comes from the coding sequence ATGGCAGAGGACGTGCGACAGCTGGTTGGAGATAATGTTAGGCGGCTTCGCACTGCCGCTGGGCTGTCGCAGGCGGAATTGGCTAATCGGTTGGGTGTCGATCGCTCTTACGTAAGCGGACTTGAGCTTGGGACCCGCAACGCGACTATCGTGACGCTCTGGCATGTCTCGCAAGCGCTAGGCGTGAGCTTTCAGGAAATTTTCGCTGAAGGGACGAAGAAGACTCGAAGATCGAAGGGAGGCTGA
- a CDS encoding NUDIX hydrolase — protein MTKSSKLVAAKRGKVLLVRRRSDGRWMFPGGRRRPNESEKECLRREIKEELPKLKLGRVSLWKEVTAKNKRSGRKMSDAIFVAKNARGKLVIGDPKEIDRAVWRKPSGIRLTATSRYIRDKLFPK, from the coding sequence ATGACGAAATCATCGAAACTGGTTGCTGCGAAGCGTGGCAAGGTGCTCCTCGTGAGGCGTCGGTCGGACGGCCGCTGGATGTTTCCGGGCGGCCGCCGTCGCCCGAACGAATCCGAAAAGGAATGCTTGCGCCGAGAAATCAAAGAGGAGCTGCCAAAACTCAAGCTTGGACGCGTAAGCCTCTGGAAGGAGGTCACGGCGAAAAACAAGCGGTCGGGGCGGAAGATGAGCGATGCGATCTTCGTCGCCAAGAACGCCAGAGGCAAGCTGGTCATCGGCGATCCGAAGGAGATCGACCGGGCCGTATGGCGGAAGCCGAGCGGCATCCGACTGACCGCGACCTCGCGTTATATTCGCGACAAGCTGTTTCCCAAGTAG
- a CDS encoding MBL fold metallo-hydrolase, producing the protein MARFDAVSRRNLLIGASAVGTMGALGSLSPAFAKAPKLGTQVAPFYRFKIGDFEATIVTDGPLPLGDPHKNFNGLSAAEMDKQLTDNFLPLSNAVLQQNALVVNTGDKLIVFDTGMGSLTLFGPTTGRLMSSLKLAGIDPKDVDAVVMTHAHIDHCGGCMADDGSRHFPNAEYFITQADYDFWTDETKVPSEFKVFLDTARKNLQPNKDRMHFIKDGEEILPGVHAILAPGHTVGHTVFMINSGTDSLCYIGDLAHHPVLLLEKPLTEFMYDTDAKQSAKSRVRVLNMLAEGRTRLLAYHFAWPGIGHVAKQGDGFRYYPEEMTLIPLSPT; encoded by the coding sequence ATGGCCAGATTCGATGCGGTATCACGCCGTAACTTGCTGATCGGAGCCTCTGCAGTTGGAACGATGGGCGCTCTCGGCTCGCTCAGCCCAGCATTCGCCAAGGCCCCGAAGCTCGGCACCCAGGTTGCCCCGTTCTATCGCTTCAAGATCGGCGATTTTGAAGCAACGATCGTGACCGACGGGCCGCTGCCCCTCGGCGACCCCCACAAGAACTTCAATGGTCTTAGCGCTGCCGAGATGGACAAGCAGCTTACCGACAACTTCCTGCCGCTCAGCAACGCGGTGCTCCAGCAGAACGCGCTGGTGGTCAATACCGGCGACAAGCTCATCGTGTTCGATACTGGGATGGGAAGCCTGACGCTATTCGGTCCGACGACTGGCCGGCTGATGAGCAGCCTCAAGCTGGCGGGAATCGATCCGAAAGACGTCGACGCGGTGGTGATGACGCACGCGCACATCGACCATTGCGGCGGCTGCATGGCGGACGACGGATCGCGTCACTTCCCGAATGCCGAGTATTTCATCACGCAGGCGGACTACGATTTCTGGACTGACGAGACCAAGGTGCCGTCCGAGTTCAAGGTCTTTCTCGATACGGCGCGCAAGAATCTGCAGCCGAACAAGGACCGGATGCATTTCATCAAGGACGGCGAGGAAATCCTGCCCGGTGTTCATGCGATCTTGGCGCCGGGCCACACGGTCGGTCACACGGTCTTCATGATCAATTCCGGCACGGACTCGCTGTGCTACATCGGCGACCTCGCTCACCACCCGGTCCTGCTTCTGGAGAAACCGCTGACCGAGTTCATGTACGATACCGACGCCAAACAGTCGGCGAAGAGCCGGGTGCGTGTGCTCAACATGCTGGCGGAGGGCAGGACGCGCCTGCTCGCCTATCATTTTGCTTGGCCGGGGATCGGCCACGTGGCGAAGCAGGGCGATGGCTTCCGCTATTATCCGGAGGAAATGACGCTGATCCCCTTGAGCCCAACCTGA
- a CDS encoding PepSY domain-containing protein gives MKAAITVIGFLAVSSIANADQPGPDWMPIEQVKAKVTESGYTVVTRIEADDGRWEGKGIKNGQKMEFHADPKTGEITREKPDD, from the coding sequence ATGAAGGCAGCAATCACGGTAATCGGATTCCTCGCCGTCAGCTCGATCGCAAATGCCGACCAACCTGGTCCCGACTGGATGCCGATTGAACAGGTGAAGGCGAAGGTCACAGAGTCCGGCTACACGGTGGTCACCCGAATTGAAGCCGACGATGGCCGGTGGGAGGGCAAAGGCATCAAGAACGGACAGAAGATGGAATTCCATGCAGACCCCAAGACCGGGGAGATAACCCGTGAGAAGCCGGACGATTAA
- a CDS encoding protocatechuate 3,4-dioxygenase, with the protein MHGKENRHRTPDQSLGPFFPTRLRAAASTDLTTIDGANAPPQGEVIEVTGRILNLDGEPVRGARLNIWQANSLGRYRHDNDRNRAPLDPNFNGYARIRSNDDGSYAIKTIKPGAYPVGPKWMRPPHIHFEVQGRYERLVTQMYFPGEALNERDRLLAAALRPELLVAAEVTSQQSLRRVLSFDIVLVRG; encoded by the coding sequence ATGCATGGCAAGGAAAACCGGCATCGGACGCCGGATCAAAGCCTCGGTCCGTTCTTCCCGACCCGCCTTCGCGCCGCCGCGAGTACCGACCTGACGACGATCGATGGTGCCAACGCCCCGCCACAAGGAGAAGTAATCGAGGTGACCGGGCGCATCCTCAATCTCGATGGCGAGCCGGTCCGCGGGGCACGGCTCAACATCTGGCAGGCCAATAGCCTTGGCCGATACCGCCACGACAATGATCGTAATAGAGCGCCGCTCGATCCAAACTTCAATGGCTACGCCCGGATCCGATCGAATGACGACGGCAGCTATGCGATCAAGACGATCAAGCCGGGAGCCTATCCGGTGGGGCCGAAATGGATGCGTCCACCGCACATTCATTTCGAGGTGCAGGGACGGTACGAGCGGCTGGTGACCCAGATGTACTTCCCAGGTGAGGCCCTCAACGAGCGCGACAGGTTGCTGGCGGCCGCGCTGCGGCCGGAACTGCTTGTGGCAGCAGAAGTCACCTCGCAGCAATCGCTGCGGCGCGTTTTGAGCTTTGATATCGTGCTCGTGCGAGGATAA
- a CDS encoding tripartite tricarboxylate transporter substrate-binding protein, whose product MITKRLLLSLARAGGLASVMPKGARAQHGAPPTHLMVGVGPGGVVDVVARMLAEELKDNSSFIIENRPGAGGRLVLGTLKNGPADGSMVLTPASPLVVFPHVYKRLGYDVLADFAPVTRVCSYSLLISVGPMVPRSVTTLADFVKWCIANPKQAAYGTPAAGSMLHFTGTILAREGGFEFTHVPYGGPNGIQDLIGGRIAAAIYPVGTTLPYVQSGNIRALAVTSAQRYRQLPEVATVGEAGFPALEVEEWLGIVVSAKTPPETVERLNAAIRAVVSGDRFARGIAKLAIEPAADSPGQFARLIKSDFDRWGPIVRTSGFSSED is encoded by the coding sequence ATGATCACTAAACGGCTACTACTGTCGCTGGCCCGCGCGGGCGGTCTCGCATCGGTCATGCCAAAGGGCGCCCGCGCGCAGCATGGCGCGCCCCCTACGCATTTGATGGTGGGCGTTGGTCCTGGTGGCGTCGTCGATGTCGTTGCACGAATGCTGGCTGAGGAGTTGAAAGACAACTCGTCCTTCATTATCGAAAACCGGCCCGGCGCGGGCGGCCGGCTGGTCCTTGGTACGCTGAAGAATGGTCCGGCAGACGGGTCGATGGTGCTGACCCCTGCATCGCCGCTGGTCGTGTTTCCGCACGTCTACAAGAGGCTCGGCTATGACGTTCTCGCGGATTTCGCCCCGGTCACACGGGTTTGCTCGTATTCGCTCTTGATCAGCGTCGGACCGATGGTTCCGCGCAGCGTCACTACGCTTGCCGATTTCGTAAAGTGGTGCATCGCCAATCCGAAACAGGCGGCCTATGGCACGCCGGCCGCCGGATCGATGCTACATTTCACCGGCACGATTCTGGCCAGGGAAGGCGGATTTGAGTTCACGCATGTGCCCTATGGCGGCCCCAACGGCATACAGGATCTGATCGGCGGCCGGATCGCAGCGGCGATCTACCCCGTCGGCACTACGCTTCCCTATGTGCAGTCCGGAAATATCCGCGCGCTGGCCGTTACGAGCGCCCAACGGTACCGGCAACTCCCGGAGGTCGCGACCGTCGGCGAAGCCGGATTTCCCGCACTGGAAGTCGAGGAGTGGTTGGGCATCGTTGTTTCGGCGAAGACACCTCCGGAAACCGTCGAGCGTCTCAACGCAGCGATTCGCGCGGTCGTGAGCGGCGATCGTTTCGCAAGAGGAATAGCCAAGCTTGCGATCGAGCCTGCGGCCGACTCGCCCGGGCAATTCGCGCGGTTGATCAAATCGGACTTTGATCGGTGGGGGCCGATCGTCCGAACCTCCGGCTTTTCGTCTGAGGACTGA
- a CDS encoding recombinase family protein → MFIRAYLRASTDDQDADRARDQLKTFAADRGLKIAAWYVESESGAKLARPELFRLIADSQPGDVLLIEQVDRLSRLTQADWERLKAELTARRLRVVALDLPTSWMMAVGNGDEFTARMFDAINGMLLDMLAAIARKDYEDRRRRQAQGQAKAKTEGRYKGRPADTERNAGIARMLAARMSWSAIQAATGCSRATIAKIAKQAA, encoded by the coding sequence ATGTTCATCCGAGCCTATCTTCGCGCCTCAACCGACGATCAGGACGCCGACCGCGCCCGCGATCAGCTCAAGACCTTCGCTGCCGATCGCGGCTTGAAGATTGCCGCCTGGTACGTCGAGAGCGAGAGCGGCGCCAAGCTGGCGCGGCCGGAGCTGTTCCGACTGATCGCCGACTCACAGCCCGGTGACGTTCTGCTGATCGAGCAGGTCGACCGCCTGAGCCGTCTGACGCAAGCGGACTGGGAAAGGCTCAAAGCCGAGCTGACGGCACGCCGCCTCCGCGTGGTCGCGCTCGACCTGCCGACCAGCTGGATGATGGCGGTGGGCAACGGCGACGAATTCACCGCCCGCATGTTCGACGCCATCAACGGCATGCTGCTCGATATGCTCGCCGCGATCGCGCGCAAGGACTATGAGGACCGTCGCCGCCGGCAGGCGCAAGGACAGGCCAAGGCGAAGACGGAGGGCCGTTATAAGGGCCGCCCGGCTGACACCGAGCGCAACGCTGGCATCGCTCGCATGCTCGCCGCTCGCATGTCCTGGAGCGCTATCCAGGCCGCCACAGGGTGCAGCCGCGCCACCATCGCGAAGATTGCCAAGCAGGCCGCCTAA
- a CDS encoding septal ring lytic transglycosylase RlpA family protein, whose amino-acid sequence MHPVVRMVAIATVPVWIGLTPESAAAQDFNDRWSIIPKAHADPAPEGLEQVKKDEPQAQPATGQDTLKDARTSNRVFSGKASFYAYSKSKTASGSLFNRNLLTAAHRNLPFGTKVRVTHGGSSVIVTINDRGPFVRGRVLDLSRAAAQSLGITELGVAHIRAEVL is encoded by the coding sequence ATGCATCCTGTCGTCAGAATGGTCGCGATTGCGACAGTCCCTGTTTGGATCGGATTGACCCCGGAGTCCGCCGCAGCACAGGATTTCAATGATCGATGGTCCATCATTCCAAAGGCCCACGCAGACCCGGCCCCTGAGGGACTCGAACAGGTGAAGAAGGACGAGCCGCAAGCGCAACCTGCGACCGGACAAGATACGTTGAAGGACGCGCGAACTTCCAATCGAGTTTTTTCCGGAAAGGCTTCCTTCTATGCGTATTCCAAGAGCAAGACAGCGAGCGGCTCGTTATTCAATCGGAATCTACTGACGGCCGCCCATCGCAATCTACCGTTCGGCACCAAGGTCCGCGTAACCCATGGCGGAAGCAGCGTCATCGTCACCATCAATGACCGAGGCCCATTCGTTCGTGGCCGCGTCCTAGACCTTTCGCGCGCCGCGGCGCAAAGCTTAGGAATTACGGAGCTTGGCGTCGCCCATATTCGTGCTGAGGTGTTGTAG
- a CDS encoding IS110 family transposase yields MSQKLNAAIAVIGIDIGKNSFHIVGQDHRGAIVLRQKWSRGQVETRLANLPPCLIGMEACVGAHHLSRKLQVLGHDARLMPAKYVRPYSKGQKNDFRDAEAIAEAVQRPTMKFVATKTADQLDLQALHRVRDRLVGQRTGAINQIRAFLLERGIAVRQGPHSLRFELPGILATRTDVLSPRMLPIIEGLAEDWRRLDERIEGLSGEIETLARQDRACQRLMTVPGIGPIISSAMVAAIGTGDVFSKGRDFGAWLGLVPKQISTGDRTILGSISRRGNRYLRALFVQAAWVVLVKVKCWERYGLNSWIEAAKKRLHHNVLAIALANKLARIAWAVLNKGRAFACVKMEETVSRPA; encoded by the coding sequence ATGTCTCAGAAACTCAACGCGGCGATCGCCGTGATCGGCATCGACATCGGCAAAAACTCGTTCCACATCGTGGGTCAGGATCACCGCGGTGCCATCGTGCTGCGGCAGAAGTGGTCGCGCGGCCAGGTGGAAACGCGGCTCGCCAACCTGCCGCCGTGCTTGATCGGTATGGAGGCCTGCGTAGGCGCCCATCATCTCAGCCGCAAACTCCAAGTACTTGGCCACGACGCCCGCCTGATGCCAGCGAAATACGTGCGCCCGTATTCGAAGGGACAGAAGAATGACTTCCGAGATGCGGAAGCCATCGCCGAGGCTGTCCAACGCCCGACCATGAAGTTCGTCGCGACCAAGACCGCCGATCAGCTCGACCTTCAGGCACTGCACCGCGTCCGCGATCGATTGGTCGGTCAGCGTACCGGCGCGATCAATCAGATCCGTGCGTTCCTGCTGGAACGGGGCATCGCCGTGCGGCAAGGCCCGCATTCCCTGCGGTTCGAGTTGCCAGGTATCTTGGCAACACGCACTGATGTGCTCTCGCCTCGCATGTTGCCCATCATCGAGGGTCTGGCGGAAGACTGGCGCCGGCTGGATGAGCGTATCGAGGGTCTATCTGGCGAGATCGAAACACTAGCCCGTCAAGATAGGGCCTGCCAGCGACTGATGACGGTGCCTGGCATTGGCCCAATCATCTCGAGCGCAATGGTGGCTGCGATCGGCACCGGAGACGTGTTCTCGAAAGGCCGCGACTTCGGCGCCTGGCTTGGACTTGTTCCGAAGCAGATATCGACCGGCGACCGCACGATCCTCGGCAGTATATCAAGGCGCGGTAATCGCTACCTGCGCGCGCTGTTCGTGCAAGCCGCGTGGGTTGTTCTGGTAAAGGTCAAGTGCTGGGAGCGCTATGGCCTCAACTCTTGGATCGAAGCCGCCAAGAAGCGATTGCACCACAACGTGCTGGCGATTGCGCTCGCCAACAAGCTCGCCCGGATCGCCTGGGCGGTCCTCAACAAGGGACGCGCCTTCGCGTGCGTCAAGATGGAGGAGACGGTGTCCCGACCTGCTTGA
- a CDS encoding photosystem reaction center subunit H yields the protein MSASRTGDKRAMNILRELHEAEKELVGKAVVLTDGKAGTIDGVFLDDEHGLRISIAGHEGRWPIATVKHIES from the coding sequence ATGAGCGCCTCGCGCACAGGCGACAAACGAGCCATGAACATCTTGCGCGAATTGCACGAGGCCGAGAAAGAGTTAGTTGGCAAGGCTGTCGTCTTGACTGATGGCAAGGCTGGCACAATCGATGGCGTCTTCCTCGATGATGAGCATGGGCTCCGCATCTCGATCGCGGGGCACGAGGGTCGATGGCCGATCGCGACGGTGAAGCACATCGAGAGCTGA